The nucleotide window GCGCATGGATATAAACCTCCCTGAAAGGGACATCGCCCATGAACCGCAGTCCCATCATGATCATCCGTGCCACCCAGAAAAAGAGAATATCAAAGCCCGTTACGAGAAGCGACGTGGGGTAATAGGCTTTGAGGTCTTCCGTGTGTTCCGGCCACCCCAATGTGGTAAATGGCCAAAGACCGGATGAAAACCACGTGTCGAGCACATCGGATTCCTGTCTCAACTCCCCTTTGCAAACCTCGCAGGTGTTCAGGTCCTCTACTGAGACATACGTTGAATTGCATGCATCACAGTACCAGACAGGTATCCTGTGGCCCCACCAGATCTGTCTCGATATACACCAGTCCCGTATATTTTCCATCCATTCAAAATATACCTTTTCCCACATTTCGGGAATTATTCTCACTTTATGGTTCCTTACGGCCTCAATTGCAGGTTCTGCAAGGGGTTTCATCTTCAAAAACCACTGCAATGACAGGGAAGGTTCTACGACCGTCTTGCATCTGTAGCATTTCCCGACACCCAGCGCATAAGGCTCTAACTTTTCAAGCAACCCTTTCTGCTTCAACTCCTCAACGGTTTTATCTCTGCATTCGAACCTGTCCATCCCGTCATAATGAACTGCATGCTTATTCATCCGACCGTCATCGTCCATAACCTTTACCACTTCAAGGTCATGCCTCTTTCCTATCTCAAAGTCATTCAGGTCATGGGCCGGCGTAACTTTCAGCACACCGGTACCGAAGGAGGTATCAACATAACTGTCCCCAATAATCGGGATTTTCTTTTCTGCTATGGGGAGGATCACGTACTTCCCTATAAATTTTTTGTACCGTTCATCATCTGGATTCACCGCTACGGCAGTATCGCCGAACATCGTTTCGGGCCTTGTTGTGGCAACAGTCAGATAACCATCAGCGTCCGCCAAGGGATAACGTATATGGTAAAGAAAGCCCCCCGTCTCCTCGTGTTCCGCTTCGAGGTCTGAAAGTGCAGTTTTACAGCGCGGACACCAGTTGATAATGTAATTGTCCCTGTATATCAAGCCTTCGTTATACAACCTCACAAAAACTTCCCGTACCGCCCTGGACAATCCTTCATCCATGGTAAAGCGCTCTCTTGACCAGTCGCAGGAAGAACCGAGTCTTTTGAGTTGCTCAATGATAGCGCCCCCTGACTGTTCCTTCCACTCCCAGACCCTCTCAACAAACTTTTCCCTACCGAGCATCTCACGGTTTAAATCCTCTTTTGCAATCTCCCTCTCAACCACATTCTGTGTAGCAATGCCTGCATGGTCCATTCCCGGTACCCAAAGGGTATTAAAACCTGCCATCCTTTTAAACCTCGTTACAATGTCCTGTAACGTATTATTCAATGCATGTCCCATGTGCAAAGAACCCGTCACGTTAGGCGGCGGTATTACCATTGAAAAATGCGGGTTCTCCGATGCGTTGTCTGCAACAAAATAGCCTTTCTCAATCCACAATGTGTACCATCTGGCCTCTATATCGTGCGGATTATAAACCTTGTCCATCATAATCAAACTCCCTTCGTTCGTTAAATGAAGAATGAAGAATTAATAATTAATAATGATAAACACTTAAAAAGTATTGAATTCTCTTTGCCTGCCATCCCTGCGGAAGCGGGTATCTTTTCATGCGAAAACAACATCCGGTAATTTCAAAATGTCCTGGACTCCCTTTTTCAAGGGAGTAACGGTTTTTTGAATTTTTACGTATCCATCAATCCTTGCTTCTTCATTTTTTTTCATTCTTAACTCTTCACTCTTAATTCTTAATTCTTCACTCTTAATTCTTAATTCTTCACTATTCACTATTCACTGTTCACTGTTCACTGTTTTTAAACCGGTTTCTTTGTTTATTATCAAGGCTTCTCAACTATTCACTATTCACTGTTCACTATTCACTGTTTTTACACCGGTATCTTCCACGGTAAGGGAAGGAAAATCTTTTCAAAAAGAGTAAAGGCATATCTGTCGCTCATGCTGGAGACAAAATCACATACACAGACAGCCGGCTTATCATAATAGTAGTTGTTTCCCGTCTCCGCAAAAAGTGCATCAGGGGATTTCAGAAAATATGCATACAAATCTTCAATGATACGGGAGCATTTTATAAAATCGCCATGGACTACTCCACTATCATAAACCCTTTCATAGAGGAAATCTCTCAATTTTACAATATGGTATTCAAGCTCTTCACCGAATGTTATCGGTAAATCATCATGCCTGGTGGTTTCGTGAATAACACCGCGAACCATGCTGTCAATCCTTTTAGATGTGGTATGGCCCAGAAACTTTCTCGAATCCTCCGGTAAATCGCTCTCTGCTATGACATTTCCTCTTGTTGCATCGTCAATATCGTGGTTAATATAGGCAATAATATCGGCAACTCTCACCACTTCGGCCTCTTTTGTGAGAGGTTTGTCTCTTTCGTCTTTTAAAACGATCTCCCCTTTACCCTTGGAGTGTCTCAAGATGCCGTCCCTGACTTCCATGGTAAGGTTTAACCCCTGTCCATCCTTTTCAAGGATATCAACAACCCTCAAACTCTGCTCATAATGTCTGAAACCACCTTCGTGAATCCTGTTTAATACATCCTCACCGGCATGACCAAAGGGCGTATGGCCAAGGTCATGGCCAAGGGCAATAGCCTCCACGAGGTCTTCATTGAGTGAAATAGACCTTGCAATAGTCCGTGCAATCTGCGACACCTCCAGTGTATGGGTAAGTCTTGTCCTGTAGTGGTCGCCTGCAGGAGATAGGAAAACCTGTGTTTTATGCTTGAGGCGTCTGAAAGACTTACAGTGTGTTACCCTGTCCCTGTCATGCTGGAATGCAGGCCGGATATCGCATTCCGTCTCTTCCCTGAGTCTCCCCCTTGTTTTGCTGCTCTTCTGCGCAAGTGGAGATAATATTAATTCTTCCCTTTCCTCTAAAATTTTTCTTATATTCACTTCACAATCCGCAGTTAGAAATCGGTCTCAATAATTCAGATTCGTAATGTATCACAATAACTTGCGTAATTCAACAAGAGGTTGAAGCCCGGATTAAGGTTAAGGTTGATTGGGACAATGCAAAAAGGTATGATGTGCCGTAAAAGGTTATTTATGAATAAAAATATTTTTTCCTGGTGCTTATTCGATTTTGCGAATTCAAGTTATTCGGCTGTCATAGCGGCCACTATCTTTCCCGTATACTATGCAAATTTTATTGTGGGGAACGAGTCAGGCGCAGGAGATGTCTGGTGGGGGCGGGCTATAGCTACGAGTATGGCAATCGTGGCCATTTCTTCCCCTTTTCTCGGCGGGATTGCCGATTATTCAAAGACACGTAAAAGGATGCTTCTCTTTTTTACACTCCTCTGTGTTGTCGCTGTGGCATCCTTTTCATTCCTTCAGAAGGGCATGGTCATTGAAGGCTTTGCGCTGATAGTGCTCGCAAATATCGGCATGGAAAGCGGCATTATCTTCTATAATTCATTTCTGCCCGTCATTTCTGAGCCGACCCACCACGGAAGGGTATCCGCATGGGGATTCGGAATCGGGTATGCAGGTTCTATCTGTTCACTTATCTTTGCCCTTCTCCTTATCAAAGCAGGTATGATAGGCGCTGCCTGGCTTATGGTAGCGATTTTCTTCGTCATATTCTCCGTGCCGGCTTTTCTTTTCCTCCCGGGAGACAACAAAAGCAAATCCTTCAATACCACTTCTATGAATGAGCACATGATTTTTTCTGCCGCTCAAGGCTTTAAAAAAACAGTGCAGCATCTCAGGAAAATGTGGTCACAGAAGGACCAACGGCGATTCCTGCTGGCATATTTAATTTATGAGGACGGGGTAAATACGGTAATTGTTTTCTCAAGTATATTCGCTGCCACCACACTGGGATTTAAGCCTGAAGAACTCATCTATATGTACCTTATCGTACAGATAACAGCACTAATAGGCGTTTTTGGAATGGCACGCTCAATAGATTACCGGGGGCCGAAAAAGGTAGTTTCTCTTTCACTTGCACTATGGATCGCAATCACGGTAGCCACTTATTTCATTAATGGAAAAATTCAGTTTATGATAATCGCCTCCGTTGCTGGACTCGGCCTCGGCACAATCCAGGCAGCCACACGGGCATTCTACACACAATTCATCCCCCCAGGAAAAGAATCTGAATACTTCGGTGTTTATAATCTTGTAGGAAAATCTTCAGCCATCATGGGTCCTATTCTTTTCGGAACCCTATCCTCCACATTTGGAAGTCAGAGGCCTGCAGTTCTCTCTGTTTCTCTGTTTTTTATTATCGGATATCTCATCTTGAGAAATGTACAGGGCGGCAAGCCAAATGTGACTTGAAAATTTCCTATACTTTCCGTATATTAATAGCGTGGAGCATATAGGGATTAAAACTAAACGCTATCCACTATCCGCTAAAAAAGGGGGAACACATGGCGATAATCGATGAACTGAAGAAAAAAACAGAGGAAGGCTTAAAGACTCTCAAGGAAACCGCACAGGATTTAGCCTTCAATGTAGAAAAACAGGCGAAGATCGGAAAGAGAAAGTATGTTGACATATCGAAACTTCAGCGGAGTATCCATAATGTATATGCAGAGATAGGTGAATACGTCCATGACCAGTTCACTTCGGGGAGAGCCCCTACCATGGATAGCCCCTTTCTCAAGGAAAGGGTAAGCTCCATAACCCGGATGAAGTTGGAAATCAGGGACATCGAAGAAGAGATTGACGACATACAAAAGACCCAACCGCCAAAACACGATGAAGAACCGTAATGTCCCGCCTTCGGCAGGATTAGGACTTACGCGATTCGTAATCAGGTAAAGGGACATGGGCGTTTGGGTAACAGGCCGAAAACATCTTTCATCAAAATCTATTCACGCTGCTTTTTCGCTGGCATGTTTTGTGGTTGCTGTACTGTTCCGGATTGGTTCACGGATTCCGGTCCTTGAGGTTGCACAGGACCTGCCGTTGAACCCTCAAGCAGCCCGAGCCGGTCTTCAAGCTCTACCATCTTGGTTTTTACCGCCCCTATGTTGGGAGCGTTCGGTGCGAGTTTCATAAATGTTTTGAGCGATCGCAGGGCATTCTGGTAGTCGCCGGAAAAATCATAAACCAGTCCGAGATTATAGTAAGCGTCGACAAGCCACGGCGCTTCGGAAAGGGCTGCCTCAAACTCCTGTATCGCTTCATTGTATCTTTTCTGCTGCGCCCTGAGTATGCCGATACGGTACTTCCTATCGGCGCTTTCCGG belongs to Pseudomonadota bacterium and includes:
- a CDS encoding MFS transporter → MNKNIFSWCLFDFANSSYSAVIAATIFPVYYANFIVGNESGAGDVWWGRAIATSMAIVAISSPFLGGIADYSKTRKRMLLFFTLLCVVAVASFSFLQKGMVIEGFALIVLANIGMESGIIFYNSFLPVISEPTHHGRVSAWGFGIGYAGSICSLIFALLLIKAGMIGAAWLMVAIFFVIFSVPAFLFLPGDNKSKSFNTTSMNEHMIFSAAQGFKKTVQHLRKMWSQKDQRRFLLAYLIYEDGVNTVIVFSSIFAATTLGFKPEELIYMYLIVQITALIGVFGMARSIDYRGPKKVVSLSLALWIAITVATYFINGKIQFMIIASVAGLGLGTIQAATRAFYTQFIPPGKESEYFGVYNLVGKSSAIMGPILFGTLSSTFGSQRPAVLSVSLFFIIGYLILRNVQGGKPNVT
- a CDS encoding valine--tRNA ligase, with the protein product MMDKVYNPHDIEARWYTLWIEKGYFVADNASENPHFSMVIPPPNVTGSLHMGHALNNTLQDIVTRFKRMAGFNTLWVPGMDHAGIATQNVVEREIAKEDLNREMLGREKFVERVWEWKEQSGGAIIEQLKRLGSSCDWSRERFTMDEGLSRAVREVFVRLYNEGLIYRDNYIINWCPRCKTALSDLEAEHEETGGFLYHIRYPLADADGYLTVATTRPETMFGDTAVAVNPDDERYKKFIGKYVILPIAEKKIPIIGDSYVDTSFGTGVLKVTPAHDLNDFEIGKRHDLEVVKVMDDDGRMNKHAVHYDGMDRFECRDKTVEELKQKGLLEKLEPYALGVGKCYRCKTVVEPSLSLQWFLKMKPLAEPAIEAVRNHKVRIIPEMWEKVYFEWMENIRDWCISRQIWWGHRIPVWYCDACNSTYVSVEDLNTCEVCKGELRQESDVLDTWFSSGLWPFTTLGWPEHTEDLKAYYPTSLLVTGFDILFFWVARMIMMGLRFMGDVPFREVYIHALVRDAEGKKMSKSKGNVIDPLTMIDQYGTDAFRFSLTMMAAQGRDILLSEERIEGVRNFVNKIWNASRLTLFLLENVSDVPSEGMSTFLPDRWIRSRAQKVIREVTESIDTYKFNEAATILYNFIWHEFCDWYLELIKPNLYGKVRVFDDTITRRELYRTLLDILKLMHPVMPFITEEIYQKLPDNPPQFPPLGLSSRSGGKGGEGGFESIMISPFPVFDEDEVDEESESEMDLIMGIIDVIRNIRGETGIAPNVKIEAILRANGHTALLEEYEFYIKQLAKVERLSFTTDPAPEKAAIGIYKDVEIFVPIKDLIDVPRELARIEKELSKIDEELERLFNKLNNASFREKAPSEVIEKNEINYKTFQEKREKLTASRKVLKTLSGD
- a CDS encoding deoxyguanosinetriphosphate triphosphohydrolase — encoded protein: MNIRKILEEREELILSPLAQKSSKTRGRLREETECDIRPAFQHDRDRVTHCKSFRRLKHKTQVFLSPAGDHYRTRLTHTLEVSQIARTIARSISLNEDLVEAIALGHDLGHTPFGHAGEDVLNRIHEGGFRHYEQSLRVVDILEKDGQGLNLTMEVRDGILRHSKGKGEIVLKDERDKPLTKEAEVVRVADIIAYINHDIDDATRGNVIAESDLPEDSRKFLGHTTSKRIDSMVRGVIHETTRHDDLPITFGEELEYHIVKLRDFLYERVYDSGVVHGDFIKCSRIIEDLYAYFLKSPDALFAETGNNYYYDKPAVCVCDFVSSMSDRYAFTLFEKIFLPLPWKIPV